A DNA window from Paraclostridium bifermentans contains the following coding sequences:
- the zapA gene encoding cell division protein ZapA: MNKVTVKIHGSEYPMVSEKSKDYMIKIAHYVDEEMSRIAEANSILSTSQVAILSALTITDLLFECSEENDKLTKENKELVKKAEKPNQEVQLEMKKIKLELDNKVEELGKKQDEIDSLNEELKNKANDLEGMNPLKEEIEELKKNLDEANEKTEIAEKLASDFQNKLYDLQLKNIELEQELNYIKASGKLLK, from the coding sequence ATGAACAAAGTTACAGTAAAGATACATGGATCTGAATATCCTATGGTATCTGAAAAATCTAAAGATTATATGATAAAAATAGCTCATTATGTTGATGAGGAAATGAGTAGAATAGCAGAAGCTAATTCAATTCTTAGTACATCTCAAGTGGCTATATTATCAGCATTAACTATTACTGATTTGCTATTTGAATGTTCAGAAGAAAATGATAAGCTAACTAAAGAGAATAAAGAATTAGTTAAAAAAGCAGAAAAACCTAACCAAGAAGTTCAACTAGAGATGAAAAAAATAAAGTTAGAACTTGATAATAAAGTTGAAGAGCTTGGTAAAAAACAAGATGAAATAGATTCTCTAAATGAAGAACTAAAAAATAAAGCTAATGACTTAGAGGGAATGAATCCTCTTAAAGAAGAAATTGAAGAACTTAAAAAGAATTTAGATGAAGCTAATGAGAAAACTGAAATAGCTGAAAAGTTAGCTTCAGATTTCCAAAACAAATTATATGATTTACAGTTGAAAAACATAGAGTTAGAACAAGAGCTAAATTATATAAAAGCATCTGGAAAACTTTTAAAATAA
- a CDS encoding TrmH family RNA methyltransferase has product MIVSISSKDNEKVKLTKSLLKSKNRLKESKFLIEGFRILTQAIDCNADLQYVFINENFETKEEHVEFLKVLESKNIKVYKTTNKIFNEFIDTESTQGIVGVVGIQKNNIQDILDENCRFVLILDRIQDPGNMGTIIRTADAAGVDAIINLKGCVDIYNSKVTRSTMGSIFDMKIINMTQEEALKELKDRKFDIVSSYLNTNNFYDGVEYNYKTALVIGNEANGVNDELIEKSDILVKIPIYGKAESLNAAISSAILMYEIKKYMI; this is encoded by the coding sequence ATGATAGTATCGATAAGTAGTAAGGATAATGAAAAAGTTAAATTAACTAAATCTCTTTTAAAAAGCAAAAATAGATTAAAAGAGTCTAAATTTTTAATAGAAGGATTTAGAATTTTAACTCAAGCTATAGATTGTAATGCAGATTTACAATATGTATTTATAAATGAAAATTTTGAGACTAAAGAAGAACATGTTGAATTCTTAAAAGTTTTAGAAAGTAAAAATATAAAAGTATACAAAACTACAAATAAGATATTTAATGAGTTTATAGATACAGAAAGCACTCAAGGTATAGTTGGAGTTGTTGGTATACAAAAAAATAATATTCAAGATATTTTAGATGAAAATTGCAGATTTGTATTAATTTTAGATAGAATACAAGACCCAGGGAATATGGGGACTATAATAAGAACAGCAGATGCAGCAGGTGTAGATGCTATAATAAACTTAAAAGGTTGTGTAGATATATATAATAGTAAAGTTACGAGATCTACAATGGGGTCAATATTTGATATGAAAATAATAAATATGACTCAAGAGGAAGCATTAAAAGAACTAAAAGATAGGAAATTTGATATTGTATCAAGTTATTTAAATACAAATAACTTTTATGATGGAGTAGAATATAACTATAAAACAGCTCTTGTTATAGGTAATGAAGCTAATGGTGTTAATGATGAACTTATAGAAAAATCAGATATACTAGTTAAAATACCTATATACGGAAAAGCTGAATCTTTAAATGCAGCTATAAGCTCAGCTATACTTATGTATGAAATCAAAAAATATATGATATAA
- the pheS gene encoding phenylalanine--tRNA ligase subunit alpha, translated as MQEKLLNLQQAALSEIKDMQDIEQVESLRVKYLGKKGEITSILKEMGKLSAEERPVIGKVANEVREAIDTAISTKKDELKNIEKQIKLAEEVLDVTMPAKEFKVGKKHPISQIIDEVNEIFIGMGFSIAEGPEVETVENNFDALNAPKDHPSRDMSDTFYINDELLLRTQTSPVQVRTMKNEELPIKIISPGRCFRFDAPDATHSPMFHQIEGLVVGKDVTMAQLKGTLDMFVKKLFGEHTKTKFRPHNFPFTEPSAEVDVTCFKCQGAGCQMCKGEGWIEILGAGMVHPNVLRNCGIDPEVYSGFAFGMGLDRITMLKYEIDDIRLLFENDMRFLNQF; from the coding sequence GTGCAAGAAAAACTACTTAATTTACAACAAGCAGCATTAAGTGAAATAAAAGACATGCAAGATATAGAGCAAGTAGAGTCTTTAAGAGTTAAGTACTTAGGAAAAAAAGGTGAAATAACATCTATATTAAAAGAAATGGGTAAATTATCAGCTGAAGAAAGACCTGTAATAGGAAAGGTTGCTAACGAAGTTAGAGAAGCGATAGATACTGCTATAAGTACTAAAAAAGATGAATTAAAAAATATTGAAAAGCAAATAAAATTAGCTGAAGAAGTTTTAGATGTAACTATGCCAGCTAAAGAATTTAAAGTAGGTAAAAAACATCCTATATCTCAAATTATAGATGAAGTAAATGAAATATTTATAGGGATGGGATTCTCGATAGCAGAAGGACCAGAAGTTGAAACAGTTGAAAATAACTTTGATGCATTAAATGCACCAAAAGACCATCCATCTAGAGATATGAGTGATACATTCTATATAAATGATGAATTATTACTTAGAACTCAAACATCTCCAGTTCAAGTTAGAACAATGAAAAATGAAGAGTTACCAATAAAAATAATATCTCCAGGTAGATGTTTTAGATTTGATGCTCCAGATGCAACACATTCGCCAATGTTCCATCAAATAGAAGGGCTTGTAGTCGGAAAAGATGTTACAATGGCTCAATTAAAAGGAACATTAGATATGTTTGTTAAGAAGTTATTTGGAGAACATACTAAAACTAAATTTAGACCACACAACTTCCCATTCACAGAGCCAAGTGCAGAAGTAGATGTTACTTGCTTTAAGTGTCAAGGTGCAGGATGTCAGATGTGTAAAGGTGAAGGTTGGATAGAAATATTAGGAGCTGGTATGGTACATCCAAATGTATTAAGAAACTGTGGAATAGACCCTGAAGTTTATAGTGGATTTGCTTTTGGTATGGGTCTTGATAGAATAACAATGCTTAAGTATGAAATAGATGACATAAGACTATTATTCGAAAATGATATGAGATTTTTAAATCAATTTTAA
- a CDS encoding DUF3656 domain-containing U32 family peptidase, with protein MNTELLAPVGSFDALKAAVQNGANAVYLGGKEFSARASANNFDREELKEAVKYAHIRNVKVFVTANTLIKQYEIDDFLNYIKYLYDIDVDAVILQDIGMAKLIKSLLPDFELHASTQMVAHSLEDTLYLQNLGFDRVVLARELNIDEIEYICKNTDVDIEIFVHGALCVCYSGQCLMSSMIGNRSGNRGRCAQPCRQKYELIDINSGKVIDTEGEYLLSPRDLNTIEEIDRVIEAGVHSLKIEGRMKRPEYVATVISSYRETIDTYIEKNKVNVSNETMNNLYTIFNRKFTKGYLLGEVGEDVMNSNRPNNVGLYIGKVIDYNKKAKRLKIKLENTLKKGDGINLGGGTIGRIIKQNNTISDIGEAGELIELDFIGEAKKGQIVYKTSDSDLLNTIKKSFEEDVENIKIPIDATIELKLGQTPKLRLKDGYENEITVTNEKLVEKAMKVALGEEKIVSQIKKLGNTAYVLRNIDVDIDEDISLPISILNQLRRDAIDKLSNERVIIKNRNFKDSFIKYSPKVIKEDKDIKLRVKVKNIEQLKTVLLYDIDAVYYEDINTLEEAKEVCYNNIKLIYSPPRILRNKDYAILNKVEKVPVQAGNLGCVNLYKGKDIYIDSYLNSFNSETINHYKSEGANTICLSQELNLTEIKDMLKYTDSEIESIVYGYTPLMISEYCPMGVLVRNCKKDKRSSICNKSLYALKDAKDGTYRLSQDIFCRTSIYNSKPLCVLEDLSELNKAGINVFRIDLTFESNEEIKSIIEAFEECIENDFNIGMKSKKLYKEFENTGLTSGHYYKGVE; from the coding sequence ATGAATACAGAATTACTAGCACCTGTAGGTAGTTTTGATGCGTTAAAAGCAGCTGTGCAAAATGGAGCAAATGCAGTTTATTTAGGTGGAAAAGAATTTAGTGCTAGAGCCTCAGCAAATAACTTTGATAGAGAAGAATTAAAAGAAGCTGTAAAGTATGCGCATATAAGAAATGTAAAAGTATTTGTAACGGCAAATACACTTATAAAACAATATGAAATAGATGATTTTCTTAATTATATAAAATATTTATATGATATAGATGTTGATGCAGTTATACTTCAAGATATAGGAATGGCTAAACTAATAAAAAGTTTACTTCCAGATTTTGAATTACATGCAAGTACACAAATGGTAGCACATTCTTTAGAAGATACTTTGTATTTACAAAACCTTGGGTTTGATAGAGTTGTTTTAGCTAGAGAACTTAATATAGACGAAATTGAGTATATATGTAAAAATACTGATGTTGATATTGAAATATTTGTACATGGAGCATTATGTGTATGCTACTCAGGCCAGTGTTTAATGAGTAGTATGATAGGAAATAGATCTGGAAACAGAGGAAGATGCGCTCAACCATGTAGACAAAAATATGAGTTAATAGATATAAATTCAGGCAAAGTTATAGATACAGAAGGTGAGTATTTATTAAGTCCTAGAGATTTAAATACAATAGAAGAAATAGATAGAGTTATAGAAGCTGGAGTGCACTCTTTAAAAATCGAAGGAAGAATGAAACGTCCAGAATATGTAGCAACTGTAATAAGTAGTTATAGAGAAACTATAGATACATATATAGAAAAAAATAAAGTAAATGTATCAAATGAAACTATGAATAATTTATATACTATATTTAATAGAAAGTTTACAAAAGGATATTTACTAGGAGAGGTTGGAGAAGATGTCATGAACTCGAACCGACCTAATAATGTAGGACTTTATATTGGAAAAGTAATTGATTACAATAAAAAAGCTAAACGCTTAAAAATTAAATTAGAGAATACACTTAAAAAAGGTGATGGAATTAATTTAGGTGGAGGAACTATAGGAAGAATTATTAAGCAAAATAATACAATAAGTGATATAGGAGAAGCTGGAGAACTTATAGAATTAGATTTTATAGGAGAAGCTAAAAAAGGACAAATAGTATATAAAACATCAGATAGTGATTTATTAAATACTATTAAGAAATCATTTGAAGAAGATGTTGAAAATATAAAAATTCCTATAGATGCGACTATTGAATTAAAGCTTGGACAAACTCCAAAACTTAGACTAAAAGATGGATATGAAAATGAGATAACTGTTACAAATGAAAAGCTTGTAGAGAAAGCCATGAAGGTTGCTCTAGGTGAGGAAAAAATAGTATCTCAAATAAAGAAACTAGGAAATACCGCATATGTATTGAGAAATATAGATGTTGATATAGATGAAGACATAAGTTTACCAATAAGTATACTAAATCAACTTAGAAGAGATGCTATAGATAAATTAAGCAATGAAAGAGTCATTATAAAAAATAGAAACTTCAAAGATTCTTTTATAAAGTACTCACCAAAAGTTATAAAAGAGGATAAAGATATAAAACTAAGAGTTAAAGTTAAGAATATAGAACAATTAAAAACTGTATTATTATATGATATAGATGCAGTATATTATGAAGACATAAACACATTAGAAGAAGCTAAAGAAGTTTGTTACAATAATATAAAGCTTATCTACTCTCCTCCTAGAATTCTTAGAAATAAAGATTATGCTATTTTAAATAAGGTTGAAAAAGTGCCTGTACAAGCTGGAAATTTAGGTTGTGTAAATTTATATAAGGGAAAAGATATATATATAGATAGCTACTTAAATTCTTTTAATAGTGAAACTATAAATCACTATAAATCAGAAGGAGCAAATACGATTTGTTTATCTCAAGAGTTAAATTTAACAGAGATAAAAGATATGTTAAAGTACACTGATAGTGAAATAGAAAGCATAGTTTATGGATATACACCTCTTATGATTAGTGAATACTGTCCAATGGGAGTTTTAGTTAGAAACTGTAAAAAAGATAAAAGAAGTTCTATTTGCAACAAGAGTTTATATGCACTAAAAGATGCTAAAGATGGGACTTATAGATTATCTCAAGATATTTTCTGTAGAACTAGTATATACAATTCTAAACCACTATGTGTATTAGAAGATTTAAGTGAATTAAATAAAGCTGGAATAAATGTATTTAGAATAGATTTAACATTTGAATCTAATGAAGAAATAAAGTCTATAATTGAAGCTTTTGAAGAGTGTATAGAAAATGATTTTAATATAGGTATGAAATCTAAAAAATTATATAAAGAGTTTGAAAATACTGGATTAACATCCGGTCATTACTATAAAGGTGTTGAATAA
- a CDS encoding potassium channel family protein — protein sequence MKQYIVIGCGRFGSSVATTMHLLGHQVMAIDKSDDAVQAISEKVTHAAIVDVTDEQALRALGMGNFDVAIIAIGSDIRASIMATLIAKEMGVEQIVCKAKDELQAKVLYKIGADRVVFPERDMGVRVAHNLVSNNILDHIELDPDYSIVEIVTPREWEGKTLIELDLRAKYEITVLAIKCDKTINVTPSPEEKLNAGSILVVIGQNSKISTITADSDFSFRRK from the coding sequence ATGAAACAATATATAGTTATAGGTTGTGGAAGATTTGGATCGTCAGTAGCAACTACAATGCATTTACTAGGACATCAAGTAATGGCAATAGATAAAAGTGATGATGCAGTACAAGCTATATCTGAAAAAGTTACACATGCAGCGATTGTAGATGTTACGGATGAACAAGCACTAAGAGCTTTAGGTATGGGGAATTTTGATGTAGCAATAATTGCGATAGGTTCAGATATAAGAGCTTCTATAATGGCTACGTTAATAGCTAAGGAAATGGGTGTAGAGCAAATAGTATGTAAAGCAAAAGATGAACTACAAGCTAAAGTTTTATATAAAATAGGTGCTGATAGAGTTGTATTCCCTGAAAGAGATATGGGAGTTAGAGTAGCACACAATTTAGTTTCAAATAATATATTAGACCATATAGAGTTAGATCCAGACTATTCTATAGTTGAAATTGTTACACCTAGAGAATGGGAAGGTAAGACATTAATAGAATTAGATTTAAGAGCTAAATATGAAATAACAGTATTAGCTATAAAGTGTGATAAAACTATAAATGTTACACCATCTCCAGAAGAAAAATTAAATGCAGGAAGTATATTAGTTGTTATAGGTCAAAACAGCAAAATAAGTACAATAACAGCAGATAGTGACTTTTCATTTAGGAGAAAATAA
- the pheT gene encoding phenylalanine--tRNA ligase subunit beta: MLVPLKWLRDYVDIDRETQEFADMMTMTGSKVEKVEFFGKETNGVEVCKILEIEQHPDADRLKVTKVEVADGQILQIVTNATNINVGDYVPVARIGAVLPGDFKIKKGKLRGVLSEGMFCGAEELTIPSQYVEEHKKDGIYILDHQDSFELGMDVREALGINDALIEFEITSNRPDCRSIIGIAREAAVTLGKELKYPQITVNGSNEDMKFEIDVQTELCKRYCGKVIKDVKVGPSPYWMQRRLIEAGMRPINNIVDITNYVMLELGQPLHAFDLEDIKYDKMIVKLAQEGEKFTTLDGAQRTLTSDMLVIGNQDKTLDLAGIMGGENSEVKDNTTSIFLEGASFAKENIRATSKKLGLRTEASSRFEKGIDVNLTEAAVNRACQLIEELGCGTVLNGMLDYYPEKEEVQKITANPERINKLLGVNVPMDQFINILESLEFKCNLISSDKLELEVPSFRLDICEDADILEEVARIYGYENIPSATLEGNATAGVKTNKQKFMDNVKSNSIAVGLNEILTYSFVSPRGVDKLNLAEDDERREFVKIINPLGEETSVMRTTLIPNMLDVISTNLSHKVEEVYAFECGNTFRPQEGLPVETKKLSIGMYGKEVDFFSIKGAVETILTNVGFDGYEVEPETKNLTFHPGRCAKLVYNNICIGTFGELHPDVLENYDLNQRVYVAEIDIDLVFENLNNSKVYNPLPKYPATTRDIALLVKDEVFVKQIEDIIKANGSDILESYQLFDVYKGAQIEEGHKSIAYSITYRSKDKTLTDEDVAKVHDNIVSELSEKLNANLRSN, translated from the coding sequence ATGTTAGTACCTTTAAAATGGCTTAGAGACTACGTTGATATAGATAGAGAAACTCAAGAATTCGCTGATATGATGACTATGACAGGTTCAAAGGTTGAAAAAGTAGAGTTCTTCGGAAAAGAAACTAATGGAGTTGAAGTATGTAAAATACTTGAAATAGAACAACATCCAGATGCAGATAGATTAAAGGTTACAAAAGTTGAAGTGGCTGATGGTCAAATACTTCAAATAGTAACTAATGCTACAAATATAAATGTTGGAGATTATGTTCCAGTTGCAAGAATAGGAGCTGTTCTACCAGGTGATTTTAAAATAAAAAAAGGTAAATTAAGAGGAGTTCTTTCAGAGGGAATGTTCTGTGGAGCAGAAGAATTAACTATACCTTCTCAATATGTAGAAGAACATAAAAAAGATGGAATATATATATTAGACCACCAAGATTCATTTGAACTAGGTATGGACGTAAGAGAAGCATTAGGAATAAATGATGCTTTAATAGAATTTGAAATAACATCAAATAGACCTGATTGTAGATCAATAATAGGAATAGCTAGAGAAGCTGCAGTAACTTTAGGGAAAGAATTAAAATACCCACAAATAACTGTAAATGGATCTAATGAAGATATGAAGTTTGAAATAGATGTTCAAACAGAATTATGCAAAAGATACTGTGGTAAGGTTATTAAAGATGTTAAAGTAGGACCTTCTCCATATTGGATGCAAAGAAGACTTATAGAAGCAGGTATGAGACCTATAAATAATATAGTAGATATAACTAACTATGTTATGTTAGAACTTGGGCAACCACTTCATGCATTTGACTTAGAAGATATAAAATATGATAAGATGATAGTAAAACTTGCACAAGAAGGTGAGAAATTTACTACACTAGATGGTGCCCAAAGAACATTAACATCAGATATGTTAGTTATAGGAAATCAAGACAAGACTTTAGATTTAGCTGGTATCATGGGAGGAGAAAACTCTGAAGTAAAAGATAACACTACATCTATATTCCTTGAAGGAGCAAGTTTTGCAAAGGAAAATATAAGAGCAACATCTAAAAAATTAGGATTAAGAACAGAAGCTTCATCAAGATTTGAAAAAGGAATAGATGTAAATCTAACAGAAGCTGCTGTAAATAGAGCTTGTCAATTAATAGAAGAATTAGGTTGTGGTACAGTTCTTAATGGTATGCTTGATTATTATCCTGAAAAGGAAGAAGTACAAAAAATAACTGCTAACCCAGAGAGAATAAATAAACTATTAGGTGTTAATGTGCCTATGGATCAATTTATAAATATACTTGAAAGTTTAGAGTTTAAGTGTAATTTAATTTCATCTGATAAGTTGGAATTAGAAGTACCAAGTTTTAGATTAGATATATGTGAAGATGCGGATATATTAGAAGAGGTTGCAAGAATTTATGGATATGAAAACATACCATCTGCAACTTTAGAAGGTAATGCTACAGCAGGAGTAAAAACAAATAAACAAAAATTTATGGATAATGTAAAATCTAATTCTATAGCTGTTGGATTAAATGAAATTTTAACATATTCATTTGTAAGTCCAAGAGGAGTAGATAAGCTAAACTTAGCTGAAGATGATGAGAGAAGAGAATTTGTTAAAATAATAAATCCTTTAGGTGAAGAAACTTCTGTTATGAGAACTACTTTAATACCTAATATGCTAGATGTAATATCAACAAACTTATCTCATAAAGTTGAAGAAGTTTATGCTTTTGAATGTGGAAATACATTTAGACCACAAGAAGGATTACCTGTAGAAACGAAGAAATTATCTATAGGAATGTACGGAAAAGAAGTAGATTTCTTTTCTATAAAAGGTGCAGTAGAAACTATATTAACAAATGTTGGATTTGATGGATACGAAGTTGAACCAGAAACTAAAAATTTAACATTCCACCCTGGAAGATGTGCTAAATTAGTGTATAATAATATATGTATAGGGACATTCGGAGAGCTACATCCAGATGTACTAGAAAACTATGATTTAAATCAAAGAGTATATGTTGCAGAGATAGATATTGACTTAGTATTTGAGAACTTAAATAATTCTAAAGTTTATAATCCATTACCTAAATATCCAGCAACTACTAGAGATATAGCTTTATTAGTTAAGGATGAAGTGTTTGTAAAACAAATAGAAGATATAATAAAAGCTAATGGATCAGATATATTAGAAAGCTATCAATTATTTGATGTTTACAAGGGAGCTCAAATAGAAGAAGGGCATAAATCTATAGCATACTCAATAACTTACAGAAGTAAAGATAAGACTTTAACTGATGAAGACGTAGCAAAAGTTCATGATAATATAGTAAGTGAGCTAAGTGAAAAACTAAATGCGAATTTAAGATCAAATTAA
- the mprF gene encoding bifunctional lysylphosphatidylglycerol flippase/synthetase MprF: MNKHKLFKWLKIIFALAIFIVVIKEFKNVFESFNMDVFKRYADKLTVSNMLIIVLLGIISYLPLSLYDFILKKRVGIKLNNLKLYKYSWIASSIASIAGFGGSTAIALKTNFYKDHVKDTKLLVKEISKIVALNLTGFSMVCFVYVITNFGEIKLNQFVSIMTVLISTYFPILSIYLVFKFLKSTADQKTDIKDAVIIMIISALEWVTTIFLIYSTIRILGEPVPAAKFLPIFVVAIVAAIVSMAPGGIGSFDITMILGLETLNVPSEKVLLAMFLYRVSYYIIPLLIGLLLYAQDYFANLNDDVKDIIMTTLSKIAHIGLVLLVLLSGVSLLITEATPDLARKFFILNKVSSFSIVHIPQRISIVIGFLLIAMSRVMIYKSKGIYKLTLTLIIGAVVITLIRDPWYYRSAYLAIVAILLWVGKKQFYRESFVMRWGVFIQDIILLLSFQGLYIYTVYANLNGKIGKLPIANYKIQSIKHYGLSLLGLSISGLIIAIFLLWMIYKINKDNDFPRRHIDECEDDVKNIIEKFSGSPLIHYIYLKDKFVYINETKDVLLQYQISADKIVILGNPVGNKEKVLDTIEKFYNLADLYGYSPVFCAIDKTMMPDLHETGYEFMKLGEDGLVDLKNFTLEGRKMKSVRNALSRVEKEAYTFEIIHPPFSDEMFDQLKEVSDEWLGGRQEKGFYIGFFDKDYLNKQPIAIVRNSEYEIKGFSNLMPMYDNNKTLSIDLMRFSHDTCNGIMDFIFVNLFKWGKEQGYERFNMGMAPLSNVGRSKYSFLSEKIAAQIYSHGQNFYSFKGLKKFKEKYCDIWESKYMAYRKKTSLLTTALQIIIVAEKPIDKLK; encoded by the coding sequence ATGAACAAGCACAAATTGTTTAAATGGCTAAAAATAATTTTTGCATTGGCAATTTTCATTGTAGTAATTAAAGAATTTAAAAATGTATTTGAATCCTTTAATATGGATGTATTTAAAAGGTATGCAGATAAGTTAACAGTGTCAAACATGCTAATAATAGTTTTATTAGGAATAATATCGTATTTACCATTAAGTTTATATGATTTTATACTTAAAAAAAGAGTTGGAATAAAATTAAACAACCTTAAACTATATAAGTATTCATGGATAGCAAGTTCTATTGCTAGTATAGCTGGATTTGGAGGAAGTACAGCAATAGCGCTAAAAACTAATTTCTATAAAGATCATGTTAAAGATACAAAGCTATTAGTAAAAGAAATATCCAAAATAGTTGCTTTAAATCTTACTGGATTTTCTATGGTTTGCTTTGTTTATGTAATAACAAATTTTGGAGAAATAAAACTAAATCAATTTGTAAGTATAATGACAGTATTAATAAGTACTTACTTTCCTATATTATCAATATATTTAGTATTTAAATTTTTAAAATCAACAGCAGATCAAAAAACAGATATAAAAGATGCTGTTATTATAATGATTATATCTGCTTTAGAGTGGGTTACTACGATATTCTTAATATACAGCACTATAAGAATTCTAGGAGAACCAGTTCCTGCTGCAAAATTCTTGCCAATATTTGTAGTTGCAATTGTTGCAGCAATTGTAAGTATGGCTCCAGGTGGAATAGGATCATTTGATATAACGATGATACTTGGTCTAGAAACTTTAAATGTACCATCAGAAAAGGTATTATTAGCAATGTTTTTATATCGTGTTTCATATTATATAATTCCTTTACTTATAGGACTTTTATTATATGCTCAAGACTACTTTGCAAACTTAAATGATGATGTAAAAGATATAATAATGACAACTTTATCAAAAATTGCACATATAGGGCTAGTATTGCTTGTATTATTATCAGGTGTTAGTTTGCTAATAACTGAAGCAACTCCTGATTTAGCTCGGAAATTTTTTATATTAAATAAAGTATCTAGTTTTTCGATAGTTCATATACCACAAAGAATATCTATAGTTATAGGATTCTTATTAATTGCAATGTCTAGAGTAATGATTTATAAATCAAAAGGAATTTATAAACTAACACTAACATTAATAATTGGAGCAGTTGTAATTACTCTTATAAGGGATCCGTGGTATTATAGAAGTGCTTACCTAGCAATAGTTGCAATCTTATTATGGGTTGGTAAAAAACAATTTTATAGAGAAAGCTTCGTAATGAGATGGGGAGTATTTATACAAGATATAATCTTGCTATTATCTTTCCAAGGTTTATACATTTACACAGTTTATGCAAACTTAAATGGTAAAATAGGTAAATTACCTATTGCAAACTATAAGATACAATCTATAAAACATTATGGATTATCTTTACTAGGATTAAGTATAAGTGGACTTATAATTGCTATATTTTTATTATGGATGATTTACAAAATAAATAAAGATAATGATTTTCCTCGCAGACATATAGATGAATGTGAAGACGATGTTAAAAATATAATTGAGAAGTTTTCAGGATCTCCATTAATACACTATATTTATTTAAAAGATAAATTTGTATATATAAATGAAACTAAAGATGTTTTACTTCAATATCAAATATCAGCTGATAAAATAGTAATACTTGGGAATCCAGTAGGAAACAAAGAAAAAGTACTTGATACTATTGAAAAATTTTACAATCTAGCTGATTTATATGGATACTCACCAGTATTCTGTGCTATAGATAAAACTATGATGCCTGACCTACATGAAACTGGCTATGAGTTTATGAAACTAGGTGAGGATGGATTGGTAGACTTAAAAAACTTTACACTAGAAGGTAGAAAAATGAAAAGTGTAAGAAATGCACTTTCTAGAGTAGAAAAAGAAGCTTATACATTTGAGATTATACATCCACCATTTTCAGATGAAATGTTTGATCAATTAAAAGAAGTTTCAGATGAATGGTTAGGAGGAAGACAAGAGAAGGGATTCTATATAGGGTTCTTTGATAAGGATTATTTAAATAAGCAACCTATAGCTATAGTTAGAAATAGTGAATATGAAATAAAAGGCTTCAGCAATTTAATGCCTATGTATGATAACAATAAAACATTATCAATAGATTTAATGCGTTTCTCACATGATACATGCAATGGAATAATGGATTTCATATTTGTAAACTTATTTAAATGGGGAAAAGAGCAAGGTTATGAAAGATTTAATATGGGAATGGCTCCTTTATCTAACGTAGGTAGATCAAAATACTCATTTTTATCAGAAAAAATAGCTGCACAAATATATTCTCATGGACAAAACTTCTATTCATTTAAAGGATTGAAAAAATTTAAAGAAAAGTATTGTGATATATGGGAAAGTAAATATATGGCGTATAGAAAGAAAACTTCATTACTTACAACTGCATTACAAATAATAA